One genomic window of Candidatus Omnitrophota bacterium includes the following:
- a CDS encoding NADH-quinone oxidoreductase subunit H, with protein sequence MGEIAFILLQLVFFIGVAPFLSGLVTRIKNNIRMRRGQSVLQPYYNLAKLFSKGEVVSGTASWIFRAAPFVVISSALAAALLIPVFISSSPLHRMGDLLALIFILALGRFFLALAALDAGSSFGGMGSSREMFISSLTEPVFVLAVFSVSLQFGSTDISAFGGAHAITVSSIVAAAALFLVTIAETSRIPVDNQETHLELTMVHEAMVLEYSGRSLALIEMASYIKQMIFFFLIAQIVLPAAIPVSFELTRSLLWALWYPVRMIIIAAAVALVEVSVAKMRLFRVADFLAFAFVLGVIATVCAILGV encoded by the coding sequence ATGGGAGAGATCGCATTTATCTTACTGCAGCTGGTATTTTTTATCGGGGTTGCCCCGTTTTTAAGCGGCCTGGTCACCCGGATAAAGAATAATATCAGGATGCGGAGGGGGCAGAGCGTCCTTCAGCCATATTACAATTTAGCGAAGCTTTTTTCCAAGGGCGAAGTGGTATCCGGGACCGCTTCATGGATATTCAGGGCAGCGCCTTTCGTTGTGATCTCTTCGGCGTTAGCCGCAGCGCTGCTCATCCCCGTCTTTATCTCCTCAAGCCCTCTGCATCGCATGGGCGATCTTCTGGCCCTTATATTTATCCTGGCCCTGGGACGTTTTTTCCTTGCCCTTGCGGCATTGGACGCCGGAAGTTCTTTCGGCGGGATGGGATCGTCGCGGGAGATGTTCATCTCAAGTTTAACCGAGCCGGTCTTCGTGCTGGCGGTATTTTCCGTATCTTTACAGTTCGGTTCAACGGATATCTCGGCGTTCGGCGGCGCGCACGCAATAACCGTTTCTTCTATCGTAGCCGCCGCGGCCCTTTTCCTTGTCACGATCGCGGAGACATCGCGCATCCCGGTCGATAACCAGGAGACGCACCTTGAGCTGACCATGGTCCATGAGGCGATGGTCCTGGAATACTCGGGCAGGTCCCTCGCCCTGATAGAGATGGCCTCTTACATAAAACAGATGATCTTCTTTTTCCTTATTGCGCAGATCGTCCTTCCCGCAGCAATTCCCGTTTCGTTCGAGCTGACGCGATCTCTACTGTGGGCCCTCTGGTATCCGGTCAGGATGATCATCATCGCGGCCGCGGTAGCCCTGGTGGAGGTATCGGTTGCAAAGATGCGCCTCTTCAGGGTGGCGGACTTTTTAGCCTTTGCCTTTGTCCTGGGGGTCATAGCTACAGTATGCGCTATCCTGGGAGTTTAA